Proteins encoded within one genomic window of Streptomyces sp. NBC_00523:
- a CDS encoding ABC transporter permease produces MGVQRLYARRFLRNRLAVAGVAIFVLLVLFSVFGGLLTPYAYSDADFAALTQPPSGAHWFGTNQGGNDIYASAVHGLRRSLVIAVSVSVLTIVVAAVIGSSAAYFGGRVEKVTLAVIHFLLVVPSFLILALVSHRLAGDWRVLIVVLTVFGWMSTARVIWSVSTSLRERDYITAAEFMGVSPARIILRHMIPNLGSLLIVNLTLGVVATVLSETALSFLGFGVQTPDVSLGTMLADGANTVTSAPWLFAFPAGLVVLLTVSMTFVGDGLRDALDPTSTTGAAGGRR; encoded by the coding sequence ATGGGCGTACAACGACTCTACGCGCGGCGATTCCTGCGCAACCGGCTCGCCGTCGCCGGGGTGGCGATCTTCGTCCTCCTCGTGCTGTTCAGCGTGTTCGGCGGACTCCTCACCCCGTACGCCTACTCGGACGCCGACTTCGCCGCGCTCACCCAGCCACCGAGCGGCGCCCACTGGTTCGGCACCAACCAGGGCGGAAACGACATCTACGCCTCCGCCGTGCACGGGCTGCGGCGCTCGCTGGTCATCGCGGTCAGCGTCTCCGTCCTGACCATCGTCGTCGCCGCGGTCATCGGCTCAAGCGCCGCGTACTTCGGCGGGCGGGTGGAGAAGGTGACCCTCGCCGTCATCCACTTCCTGCTGGTCGTCCCCTCCTTCCTCATCCTCGCCCTGGTCTCCCACCGGCTCGCCGGTGACTGGCGGGTCCTCATCGTCGTCCTGACGGTGTTCGGCTGGATGTCCACCGCACGGGTCATCTGGTCCGTCTCGACCTCGCTGCGGGAGCGGGACTACATCACGGCCGCCGAGTTCATGGGGGTGAGCCCGGCCCGCATCATCCTGCGCCACATGATCCCCAACCTCGGCTCGCTGCTCATCGTCAACCTGACCCTGGGCGTCGTGGCGACCGTCCTCAGCGAGACCGCGCTGTCCTTCCTCGGCTTCGGCGTCCAGACCCCGGACGTCTCGCTCGGCACGATGCTCGCCGACGGGGCGAACACCGTCACCAGCGCGCCCTGGCTGTTCGCCTTCCCCGCGGGCCTGGTCGTCCTGCTCACCGTCTCGATGACCTTCGTCGGCGACGGGCTGCGCGACGCCCTCGACCCCACATCCACGACCGGTGCGGCAGGAGGCCGACGATGA
- a CDS encoding TIGR03842 family LLM class F420-dependent oxidoreductase, translated as MDFGLVLQTDPPASAVISLMRRAERNGFRYGWTFDSAVLWQEPFVIYSSILEHTDRLTVGPMVTNPGTRTWEVTASTFATLNDMYGNRTVCGIGRGDSAMRVAGRPPNTLARLGEAIDVIRDLAEGREAEVDGNPIRIPWIKDGKLPVWMAAYGPKALALAGQKADGFILQLADPYLTEWMIKAVRDAAAGAGRDPDSVTICVAAPAYVTDDDSPEALAHARDQCRWFGGMVGNHVADLVARYGEHSGLVPDELTAYIKDRQGYDYSHHGRTGNPDTAFVPDAIVDRFCLLGPAAAHVEKLRHLKGLGVDQFAVYNMHDAREATIDTYGSAVIPALTD; from the coding sequence ATGGACTTCGGACTCGTCCTCCAGACGGACCCGCCCGCATCGGCCGTGATCAGCCTGATGCGCCGCGCCGAACGCAACGGGTTCCGCTACGGCTGGACCTTCGACTCGGCGGTGCTCTGGCAGGAGCCGTTCGTCATCTACAGCAGCATCCTGGAGCACACCGACCGGCTCACCGTCGGCCCCATGGTCACCAACCCGGGCACCCGCACCTGGGAGGTCACCGCCTCCACCTTCGCCACCCTCAACGACATGTACGGCAACCGGACCGTGTGCGGGATCGGCCGGGGCGACTCCGCGATGCGCGTCGCCGGGCGCCCGCCCAACACCCTGGCCCGGCTCGGCGAGGCCATCGACGTCATCCGCGACCTGGCGGAGGGCCGCGAGGCCGAGGTGGACGGCAACCCCATCCGCATCCCGTGGATCAAGGACGGAAAGCTCCCCGTCTGGATGGCCGCCTACGGCCCCAAGGCCCTCGCGCTCGCCGGGCAGAAGGCCGACGGTTTCATCCTCCAGCTCGCGGACCCCTATCTCACCGAGTGGATGATCAAGGCGGTACGGGACGCGGCGGCCGGGGCCGGACGCGACCCGGACTCCGTCACCATCTGCGTCGCCGCCCCCGCCTACGTCACCGACGACGACTCGCCCGAAGCCCTGGCCCACGCCCGGGACCAGTGCCGCTGGTTCGGCGGGATGGTCGGCAACCACGTCGCCGACCTCGTCGCCCGGTACGGCGAGCACTCGGGCCTGGTCCCGGACGAGCTCACCGCGTACATCAAGGACCGGCAGGGCTACGACTACAGCCACCACGGACGCACCGGGAACCCCGACACCGCGTTCGTCCCCGACGCCATCGTGGACCGCTTCTGCCTGCTCGGCCCGGCCGCCGCCCATGTCGAGAAGCTGAGACACCTCAAGGGTCTGGGCGTCGACCAGTTCGCGGTGTACAACATGCACGACGCCCGCGAAGCCACCATCGACACCTACGGCTCCGCCGTCATCCCCGCCCTCACCGACTGA
- a CDS encoding nitrilase-related carbon-nitrogen hydrolase — translation MSHVVRAALVQATWTGDTESMIAKHEEHAREAARQGAKIIGFQEVFNAPYFCQVQEPEHYRWAEAVPDGPTVRRMQDLARETGMVIVVPVFELEQSGFYYNTAAVIDADGSYLGKYRKHHIPQVKGFWEKYYFKPGNVGWPVFDTAVGRVGVYICYDRHFPEGWRQLGLNGAQLVYNPSATSRGLSAYLWQLEQPASAVANEYFIAAINRVGQEEYGDNDFYGTSYFVDPRGQFVGDVASDKEEELLIRDLDFGLIEEVRQQWAFYRDRRPDAYEGLVEP, via the coding sequence ATGTCCCACGTCGTACGCGCCGCACTCGTCCAGGCGACCTGGACCGGCGACACCGAATCCATGATCGCCAAGCACGAGGAGCACGCCCGCGAGGCCGCCCGGCAGGGGGCGAAGATCATCGGCTTCCAGGAGGTGTTCAACGCCCCCTACTTCTGCCAGGTCCAGGAGCCCGAGCACTACCGCTGGGCCGAGGCGGTGCCGGACGGCCCGACCGTACGGCGCATGCAGGACCTGGCCCGCGAGACCGGCATGGTGATCGTCGTCCCGGTCTTCGAGCTGGAGCAGTCCGGCTTCTACTACAACACCGCCGCCGTGATCGACGCCGACGGCTCCTACCTCGGCAAGTACCGCAAGCACCACATTCCGCAGGTCAAGGGCTTCTGGGAGAAGTACTACTTCAAACCCGGCAACGTGGGCTGGCCGGTCTTCGACACCGCGGTCGGCAGGGTCGGCGTCTACATCTGCTACGACCGGCACTTCCCCGAGGGCTGGCGGCAACTGGGTCTCAACGGCGCCCAGTTGGTCTACAACCCGTCCGCCACCTCGCGCGGCCTCTCCGCCTACCTCTGGCAGCTGGAACAGCCCGCGTCCGCTGTCGCCAACGAGTACTTCATCGCCGCGATCAACCGCGTCGGCCAGGAGGAGTACGGCGACAACGACTTCTACGGCACCAGCTACTTCGTGGACCCGCGCGGCCAGTTCGTCGGCGACGTCGCCAGCGACAAGGAGGAGGAACTCCTCATCCGCGACCTGGACTTCGGGCTCATCGAGGAGGTCCGGCAGCAGTGGGCGTTCTACCGGGACCGACGGCCCGACGCGTACGAGGGGCTGGTCGAGCCGTGA
- a CDS encoding aspartate aminotransferase family protein — translation MSSLHHRHLAVSPDWLALYYRHPLEITHGEGRHVWDADGNRYLDFFGGILTTMTAHALPEVTKAVSEQAGRIIHSSTLYLNRPMIELAERVASLSGIPDARVFFTTSGTEANDTALLLATTYRRSNQILAMRNSYHGRSFSAVSITGNNAWSPTSLSPLQTLYVHGGVRTRGPYAHLSDEEFTAACVADLEDLLGHTRTPAALIAEPIQGVGGFTSPPDGLYGAFREVLNRHGVLWISDEVQTGWGRSGEHFWGWQAHAQNGPPDILTFAKGIGNGMSIGGVVARAEVMNCLDANSISTFGGSPVTMAAGLANLAYLLEHDLQGNARRVGGLLIERLRAIGATSERVREVRGRGLMIGIELVKPGTDEADPEAAAAVLEAAREGGLLIGKGGGHNTSVLRIAPPLSLAIPEAEEGADILADALRTVG, via the coding sequence GTGAGCAGCCTCCACCACCGCCACCTTGCCGTCAGCCCCGACTGGCTGGCGCTCTACTACCGCCACCCGCTGGAGATCACGCACGGCGAGGGCCGCCACGTCTGGGACGCGGACGGCAACCGCTACCTGGACTTCTTCGGCGGCATCCTCACCACCATGACCGCCCACGCCCTGCCCGAGGTCACCAAGGCCGTCAGCGAGCAGGCCGGCCGGATCATCCACTCCTCGACGCTCTACCTGAACCGCCCGATGATCGAGCTGGCCGAGCGCGTCGCCTCGCTCTCCGGCATCCCGGACGCCCGGGTCTTCTTCACCACGTCCGGTACCGAGGCCAACGACACCGCCCTGCTCCTGGCCACCACGTACCGCAGGTCGAACCAGATCCTGGCGATGCGCAACAGCTACCACGGCCGGTCCTTCTCCGCGGTCTCCATCACCGGCAACAACGCCTGGTCGCCCACCAGCCTCTCGCCGCTCCAGACCCTGTACGTGCACGGCGGCGTCCGCACCCGGGGCCCCTACGCGCACCTGAGCGACGAGGAGTTCACCGCCGCCTGCGTCGCGGACCTGGAGGACCTGCTCGGCCACACCCGCACCCCGGCCGCCCTGATCGCCGAACCCATCCAGGGCGTCGGCGGCTTCACCTCACCGCCGGACGGGCTGTACGGCGCGTTCCGCGAGGTGCTGAACCGGCACGGCGTGCTGTGGATCTCCGACGAGGTGCAGACGGGGTGGGGGCGCTCCGGCGAACACTTCTGGGGCTGGCAGGCCCACGCGCAGAACGGGCCGCCGGACATCCTCACCTTCGCCAAGGGCATCGGCAACGGCATGTCCATCGGCGGGGTGGTCGCCCGCGCCGAGGTCATGAACTGCCTGGACGCCAACTCCATCTCGACGTTCGGCGGTTCCCCGGTCACCATGGCGGCCGGCCTCGCCAACCTCGCGTACCTCCTGGAACACGACCTCCAGGGCAACGCCCGCCGCGTCGGCGGCCTGCTCATCGAGCGGCTGCGCGCGATTGGCGCCACCTCGGAGCGGGTCCGCGAGGTGCGCGGCCGGGGCCTGATGATCGGCATCGAACTCGTGAAGCCCGGCACCGACGAGGCCGACCCGGAAGCGGCCGCGGCCGTCCTGGAGGCGGCGCGCGAGGGCGGCCTGCTCATCGGCAAGGGCGGCGGCCACAACACCAGCGTGCTGCGGATCGCCCCGCCGCTCTCGCTCGCCATCCCCGAGGCGGAAGAGGGCGCGGACATCCTCGCCGACGCGCTGCGCACCGTGGGCTGA
- a CDS encoding ABC transporter permease: protein MLRHVTRKAAGWLLMIVVATNATYFLASWFLDPRSNFKELRPVRTEAQIDRALAPYNLDPSVPVVQRWWDWLTGVVTRFDWGMSPTGVSVNGEIGYRSLVSAELVVMATLLSVLIGVTLGVWTASRQYGWADRVSQAVSIAVFNVPTSVAALAVVFVAIWLNQHAGLHFLYVAGENSPNVEGLLPTLGDRVLHLILPTLTLTLMGYVGYHLTQRSLLLDTLNADYVRTARATGLTRAQAIRRHALRTALIPTATSVAFSIPAIFTGAVITETIFGWNGMGRYFIQTISKNDIHGTVATAAFAAALTAVGAILADIATVFLDPRVRVS from the coding sequence GTGCTGCGCCATGTGACGCGCAAGGCGGCGGGCTGGCTCCTGATGATCGTGGTGGCGACCAACGCCACCTACTTCCTGGCCAGTTGGTTCCTGGACCCCCGGTCGAACTTCAAGGAACTGCGGCCCGTCCGCACCGAGGCCCAGATCGACCGGGCGCTCGCGCCGTACAACCTCGACCCGTCGGTGCCGGTCGTGCAGCGCTGGTGGGACTGGCTCACCGGCGTCGTCACCCGCTTCGACTGGGGCATGTCGCCCACCGGTGTCTCCGTCAACGGCGAGATCGGCTACCGCTCGCTCGTCAGCGCCGAACTGGTCGTCATGGCGACGCTCCTCTCCGTCCTCATCGGCGTCACGCTGGGCGTCTGGACGGCGTCCCGGCAGTACGGCTGGGCGGACCGGGTCTCGCAGGCCGTCTCCATCGCCGTGTTCAACGTCCCCACCTCGGTGGCCGCGCTCGCCGTGGTCTTCGTCGCGATCTGGCTCAACCAGCACGCCGGGCTGCACTTCCTCTACGTCGCGGGCGAGAACTCACCGAACGTCGAGGGGCTGCTCCCCACGCTCGGCGACCGCGTGCTCCACCTGATCCTGCCCACCCTCACCCTGACCCTGATGGGCTACGTGGGCTACCACCTGACGCAGCGTTCGCTGCTGCTCGACACCCTCAACGCCGATTACGTCCGCACCGCGAGGGCCACCGGGCTCACCCGCGCCCAGGCGATCCGCCGGCACGCCCTGCGTACCGCGCTCATCCCCACCGCGACGTCCGTGGCGTTCAGCATCCCGGCGATCTTCACCGGCGCCGTCATCACCGAGACGATCTTCGGCTGGAACGGCATGGGCCGCTACTTCATCCAGACCATCAGCAAGAACGACATCCACGGCACCGTCGCCACGGCCGCCTTCGCCGCCGCCCTGACCGCGGTCGGCGCGATCCTCGCGGACATCGCCACCGTCTTCCTCGACCCCCGGGTGAGGGTGAGCTGA
- a CDS encoding NCS1 family nucleobase:cation symporter-1: MTSTAPPSPSSSPEPIPAGASPTSDRVELAPGAAPDDNRFVNADLLPVPLARRVWTTYNFTALWVGMAHNIPSWLLASGLVALGMDWKQAVFTIALANLIVLGPMLLTGHAGPKYGIPFPVLARASFGLRGANLPALIRAAVACAWFGIQTWIGGVGIFTLLGKVFGGWAEASEIGGQPWTLWLCFVLFWALELAIIYRGMDALRRFENWAAPFVIVGAVVLLVWVAVKAGGFGPLLDQPSELGWGKDFWPVFFPSLMGMIAFWATLSLNIPDFTRFGAGQRAQIRGQSLGLPTTMTLFALLSVLVTSGSQAVYGKAVWDPVELVAHTDNVFGLLYALVTVLVATISVNIAANVVSPAYDLANLAPKLISFRTGALITGVVGVVIMPWKLTETPELYIFTWLGLVGGLLGTVAGILIADYWIVRRTVLDLADLYRPGGRYWYTGGWNWRAVAAFAVGGVLAIGGSHSKPGEGPFPSDGVIPFLKPLADYGWAVGLAASLLVYVALMAGVTSGRRSGSAAR; the protein is encoded by the coding sequence ATGACATCGACCGCACCTCCCTCCCCGTCCTCCTCGCCGGAACCCATACCGGCCGGCGCCTCCCCCACCTCCGACCGCGTCGAACTCGCCCCCGGCGCCGCCCCCGACGACAACCGCTTCGTCAACGCCGACCTGCTGCCCGTCCCGCTGGCGCGGCGCGTCTGGACCACGTACAACTTCACCGCGCTGTGGGTCGGGATGGCGCACAACATCCCGTCCTGGCTGCTCGCCTCCGGTCTCGTCGCGCTCGGCATGGACTGGAAGCAGGCCGTCTTCACCATCGCGCTCGCCAACCTGATCGTGCTCGGGCCCATGCTGCTCACCGGGCACGCCGGGCCGAAGTACGGCATCCCGTTCCCGGTGCTGGCCCGGGCCTCGTTCGGGCTGCGCGGCGCCAACCTCCCGGCCCTGATCCGGGCGGCCGTCGCCTGCGCCTGGTTCGGCATCCAGACCTGGATCGGCGGCGTCGGCATCTTCACGCTGCTGGGCAAGGTGTTCGGCGGCTGGGCCGAGGCGTCCGAGATCGGCGGGCAGCCCTGGACGCTCTGGCTGTGCTTCGTCCTCTTCTGGGCGCTCGAACTCGCCATCATCTACCGGGGGATGGACGCGCTGCGCCGGTTCGAGAACTGGGCGGCGCCCTTCGTCATCGTCGGCGCGGTGGTGCTCCTGGTGTGGGTCGCGGTGAAGGCGGGCGGCTTCGGCCCGCTGCTGGACCAGCCGTCGGAGCTGGGCTGGGGCAAGGACTTCTGGCCCGTCTTCTTCCCGTCGCTGATGGGCATGATCGCCTTCTGGGCCACGCTCTCCCTGAACATCCCGGACTTCACCCGCTTCGGCGCGGGCCAACGCGCCCAGATCCGGGGCCAGTCGCTCGGTCTGCCGACCACGATGACCCTGTTCGCGCTGCTCTCGGTGCTGGTCACCTCCGGCTCGCAGGCCGTCTACGGGAAGGCCGTCTGGGACCCGGTCGAGCTGGTCGCCCACACCGACAACGTCTTCGGACTCCTCTACGCCCTGGTGACCGTCCTGGTCGCGACGATCTCCGTCAACATCGCGGCCAACGTCGTCTCACCCGCGTACGACCTGGCGAACCTCGCGCCGAAGCTCATCAGCTTCCGTACGGGCGCGCTGATCACCGGGGTCGTCGGCGTCGTCATCATGCCGTGGAAGCTCACCGAGACGCCCGAGCTGTACATCTTCACCTGGCTCGGCCTGGTCGGCGGGCTGCTCGGCACGGTGGCAGGCATCCTGATCGCCGACTACTGGATCGTCCGCCGCACCGTGCTCGACCTCGCCGACCTCTACCGGCCCGGCGGACGCTACTGGTACACGGGCGGCTGGAACTGGCGGGCCGTCGCCGCGTTCGCGGTCGGCGGTGTCCTTGCGATCGGCGGCTCCCACTCGAAGCCGGGGGAGGGTCCGTTCCCCTCGGACGGCGTCATCCCGTTCCTGAAGCCGCTCGCGGACTACGGCTGGGCGGTCGGCCTCGCGGCCTCGCTCCTCGTGTACGTGGCACTGATGGCGGGGGTCACGTCGGGGCGGAGGTCCGGCTCAGCAGCGCGCTGA
- a CDS encoding lipoate--protein ligase family protein, whose product MHGEYKIPGGKLVVVDLEVEGGALRDVRVAGDFFLEPDEAILAIDAALEGAPATTDTVALAARIDAALPESTVMLGLTSEGVAVAVRRALAHATEWSDYDWQLIHDAPQSPALHMALDEVITAEVAAGRRPPTLRVWEWDAPAVIIGSFQSLRNEVDAEGVERHGVTVVRRISGGGAMFAEPSSTITYSLAVPQSLVSGLSFADSYAYLDDWVLEALGDMGIKAWYQPLNDIATEVGKIAGAAQKRVVGPDGGPGAVLHHVTMSYDIDADKMLEVLRIGKEKMSDKGTKSAKKRVDPLRRQTGLPRQTVIERMIESFRNRHGLTRGEVTPEELARAEELVRTKFSNDEWTARVP is encoded by the coding sequence GTGCACGGTGAGTACAAGATCCCCGGCGGCAAGCTGGTCGTGGTGGACCTGGAGGTCGAGGGGGGCGCGCTGCGCGACGTCCGGGTGGCCGGTGACTTCTTCCTGGAGCCGGACGAGGCGATCCTCGCGATCGACGCGGCACTGGAGGGCGCCCCGGCTACCACCGACACGGTGGCCCTCGCGGCCCGGATCGACGCGGCGCTGCCGGAGTCGACGGTGATGCTCGGGCTCACCTCGGAGGGCGTCGCCGTCGCCGTACGCCGGGCGCTGGCGCACGCCACGGAGTGGAGCGACTACGACTGGCAGCTCATCCACGACGCCCCGCAGTCCCCGGCCCTGCACATGGCGCTGGACGAGGTCATCACGGCGGAGGTGGCGGCGGGGAGGCGCCCGCCGACGCTGCGGGTGTGGGAGTGGGACGCCCCGGCGGTGATCATCGGGAGCTTCCAGTCGCTGCGCAACGAGGTGGACGCCGAGGGCGTCGAGCGCCACGGCGTCACGGTCGTCCGGCGGATTTCCGGGGGCGGCGCGATGTTCGCGGAGCCGAGCAGCACCATCACGTACTCCCTCGCCGTGCCGCAGTCCCTGGTCTCCGGGCTCTCCTTCGCGGACAGTTACGCGTACCTGGACGACTGGGTGCTCGAAGCCCTCGGGGACATGGGCATCAAGGCGTGGTACCAGCCGCTCAACGACATCGCCACCGAGGTCGGCAAGATCGCCGGGGCCGCGCAGAAGCGCGTGGTCGGCCCGGACGGCGGCCCGGGCGCGGTGCTGCACCACGTGACCATGTCGTACGACATCGACGCCGACAAGATGCTGGAGGTGCTGCGCATCGGCAAGGAGAAGATGTCGGACAAGGGCACGAAGAGCGCCAAGAAGCGGGTGGACCCGCTGCGCCGGCAGACCGGCCTGCCGCGCCAGACCGTCATCGAGCGCATGATCGAGTCCTTCCGCAACCGGCACGGGCTGACCCGGGGCGAGGTGACCCCGGAGGAGCTGGCCCGGGCGGAGGAACTGGTCCGTACGAAATTCTCGAACGACGAGTGGACCGCCCGGGTGCCCTAG
- a CDS encoding amidase, whose amino-acid sequence MSSAPATRTAEEPVPDRDTPDPAPRGLADSVRALADGRTTSTALVTVALARIEASQGTLNAFRHLRAEAALTEAAEADRRLAAGERLPLLGVPVAVKDDTDVAGMPTYFGCAGDRAAAAADSEAVRRLRAAGAVIVGKTNSCELGQWPFTEGAAFGATRNPWHTDHTPGGSSGGSAAAVAAGLVPAALGSDGAGSVRIPAAWTHLVGIKPQRGRISVHPHSDAFQGLTVNGPLARTVEDAALLLDAVAGPHPEDPYRPPPVDASAAARRDPGRLRIALAWRPPLTLTGTAPDPDVRRAVTALAEALARLGHHVEEARPRYGLIGLGFVPRATAGIAELAALHPEPALLDARTRSALRTGTRLGGRVVRAARAREMHQHRRIGALFHHGRGGAGFDVLLTPTTAMPPPRIGRFDGLSAWRTDVAMTEACPYAWPWNVLGWPGINVPAGFTPDGLPVGAQLLGPSRGEERLVSLAAQLEAELRWQDHRPPVFQDKTG is encoded by the coding sequence ATGTCCTCAGCCCCGGCCACCCGAACGGCCGAAGAACCCGTACCCGACCGGGACACCCCGGACCCCGCCCCGCGCGGGCTCGCCGACAGCGTGCGGGCCCTCGCGGACGGCCGGACCACCTCCACCGCACTCGTCACCGTCGCGCTGGCCCGGATCGAGGCGAGCCAGGGCACCCTCAACGCCTTCCGCCACCTGCGCGCCGAGGCCGCGCTCACCGAGGCCGCCGAGGCCGACCGCAGGCTCGCGGCGGGGGAGCGGCTGCCGTTGCTCGGGGTGCCCGTCGCGGTGAAGGACGACACGGACGTCGCCGGGATGCCCACCTACTTCGGCTGCGCCGGGGACCGGGCGGCGGCGGCCGCCGACAGCGAGGCCGTCCGCAGGCTGCGCGCGGCCGGGGCCGTGATCGTCGGCAAGACCAACTCCTGCGAGCTCGGCCAGTGGCCGTTCACCGAGGGCGCCGCGTTCGGCGCCACCCGCAACCCCTGGCACACCGACCACACCCCCGGCGGCTCGTCCGGCGGTTCGGCCGCCGCCGTCGCCGCCGGTCTCGTGCCCGCCGCCCTCGGCTCGGACGGCGCCGGGTCCGTCCGCATCCCCGCCGCCTGGACCCACCTGGTCGGCATCAAACCGCAGCGCGGCCGGATCTCCGTGCACCCGCACAGCGACGCCTTCCAGGGCCTCACCGTCAACGGACCGCTGGCCAGGACCGTCGAGGACGCGGCCCTCCTCCTCGACGCCGTCGCCGGACCGCACCCCGAGGACCCGTACCGCCCGCCGCCCGTCGACGCCTCCGCCGCGGCCCGCCGCGACCCGGGACGGCTGCGCATCGCGCTCGCCTGGCGGCCCCCGCTCACCCTCACCGGCACGGCACCCGACCCCGACGTGCGCCGCGCGGTCACCGCGCTCGCGGAGGCGCTGGCCCGGCTCGGCCACCACGTCGAGGAGGCCCGGCCGCGCTACGGGCTCATCGGCCTGGGCTTCGTGCCCCGCGCCACCGCGGGCATCGCCGAGCTCGCCGCCCTGCACCCCGAACCGGCGCTCCTGGACGCGCGCACCCGCAGTGCGCTGCGCACCGGCACCCGGCTGGGCGGCAGGGTGGTGCGGGCGGCCCGGGCGCGCGAGATGCACCAGCACCGGCGGATCGGGGCGCTGTTCCACCACGGACGCGGCGGCGCCGGGTTCGATGTGCTCCTGACCCCGACGACCGCGATGCCGCCGCCCCGGATCGGCCGGTTCGACGGGCTGAGCGCCTGGCGCACCGATGTGGCGATGACCGAGGCGTGCCCTTACGCCTGGCCGTGGAACGTGCTGGGCTGGCCCGGGATCAACGTCCCGGCGGGCTTCACCCCGGACGGCCTCCCGGTCGGCGCCCAGCTCCTCGGCCCGTCGCGCGGCGAGGAGCGCCTCGTCTCGCTGGCGGCCCAGCTGGAGGCGGAGCTGCGCTGGCAGGACCACCGGCCGCCGGTGTTCCAGGACAAGACGGGCTAG
- the hydA gene encoding dihydropyrimidinase, producing MSRTVIRGGLVVTASDEMHADVLVDGGRIAALAAHDSDEAAGWTAARTIDATGKYVIPGGVDAHTHMEMPFGGTYAADTFETGTRAAAWGGTTTIVDFAIQSVGRSLREGLDAWYAKADGNCAIDYAFHMILADVNESSLKEMDLLVGEGITSFKLFMAYPGVFYSDDGQILRAMQRAESNGGLIMMHAENGIAIDVLVEQALAAGRTDPRYHGDVRKVALEAEATHRAIQLARVAGSPLYVVHVSADEAVAEIAAARHKGQPVFGETCPQYLFLSTDNLAEPDFEGAKYVCSTPLRPREHQEVLWRGLRNNELQVVSTDHCPFCFSGQKEMGRGDFSKIPNGMPGVENRMDLLHQAVVDGHISRRRWIEIACASPARMFGLYPKKGTIAPGADADIVVYDPAARQTVSAETHHMNVDYSAYEGKQLTGQVETVLSRGEVVIDHRTYTGRAGHGSYTPRATCQYLN from the coding sequence ATGAGCCGTACCGTCATCCGCGGCGGCCTGGTCGTCACCGCGTCGGACGAGATGCACGCGGACGTCCTCGTCGACGGCGGCCGGATCGCCGCGCTCGCCGCCCACGACAGCGACGAGGCGGCCGGCTGGACCGCCGCCCGGACCATCGACGCGACCGGCAAGTACGTCATCCCGGGCGGGGTCGACGCGCACACCCACATGGAGATGCCGTTCGGCGGCACCTACGCGGCCGACACCTTCGAGACCGGCACCCGCGCCGCGGCCTGGGGCGGCACCACCACCATCGTGGACTTCGCCATCCAGTCCGTCGGCCGCTCCCTGCGCGAGGGCCTGGACGCCTGGTACGCCAAGGCGGACGGCAACTGCGCCATCGACTACGCCTTCCACATGATCCTCGCGGACGTGAACGAGTCCTCGCTCAAGGAGATGGACCTCCTCGTCGGCGAGGGCATCACGTCCTTCAAGCTGTTCATGGCCTACCCCGGTGTCTTCTACAGCGACGACGGGCAGATCCTGCGCGCCATGCAGCGGGCCGAGTCCAACGGCGGCCTGATCATGATGCACGCGGAGAACGGCATCGCCATCGACGTCCTGGTGGAGCAGGCCCTCGCCGCCGGCCGCACGGACCCCCGCTACCACGGAGACGTACGCAAGGTGGCGCTGGAGGCGGAGGCCACGCACCGCGCGATCCAGCTGGCCCGCGTCGCCGGATCGCCGCTGTACGTGGTGCACGTCTCCGCCGACGAGGCCGTCGCCGAGATCGCCGCCGCCCGCCACAAGGGGCAGCCCGTCTTCGGCGAGACCTGCCCGCAGTACCTCTTCCTGTCCACCGACAACCTCGCCGAACCGGACTTCGAGGGCGCCAAGTACGTCTGCTCCACCCCGCTGCGGCCCCGGGAGCACCAGGAGGTCCTGTGGCGCGGGCTGCGCAACAACGAGCTCCAGGTCGTCTCCACCGACCACTGCCCCTTCTGCTTCTCCGGGCAGAAGGAAATGGGGCGGGGTGACTTCTCGAAGATCCCCAACGGCATGCCGGGCGTCGAGAACCGGATGGACCTGCTGCACCAGGCCGTGGTGGACGGGCACATTTCGCGCCGCCGCTGGATCGAGATCGCCTGCGCCTCCCCGGCCCGGATGTTCGGCCTCTACCCCAAGAAGGGCACGATCGCGCCCGGCGCGGACGCGGACATCGTCGTCTACGACCCCGCGGCCCGGCAGACCGTGTCCGCCGAGACCCACCACATGAACGTCGACTACTCGGCGTACGAGGGGAAGCAGCTCACCGGCCAGGTCGAGACGGTGCTCTCGCGCGGCGAGGTCGTCATCGACCACCGCACGTACACCGGCCGCGCCGGACACGGCAGCTACACCCCGCGCGCCACCTGTCAGTACCTGAACTAG